A genome region from Fervidobacterium changbaicum includes the following:
- a CDS encoding M3 family oligoendopeptidase: MRWNLTNIYPSFESEEFKSDLVRFEKETAEFLKWMDENLNSAENAEEKLEYIISKLNELSLIGGKLYNFASLTLSADANNETAAKYLDVIRSKFVDLSLARTKFRKFLKSVEIEKLEDTPSEVIRSHVFVIKEQKILSKYMLSENEEKIISMMRLTGGNAWNNLYEKTTSNLLCEMELNGEKKKLPLMRVRNLAYDKSAEVRKKAYEAEIRACESAADVVAQCLNSIKGEFLTEVKLRGYTSPLEPMLFENRITEQTFNAMMDAVKESMPKLREYLKKKAKILGHEKGLPWYDLFAPLGGYERKWTYEEARRFIVDNLSAFSKELGDFIDSAFEKRWIDAETRPGKRGGAFCSSVKALKESRILMSFDGTLDNVLTLAHELGHAFHNYCLKDETPLNSTTPATLAETASIFNETLLLNMIKASAKSEEEKLALLDKELSDAVQIIIDIYSRFLFEKTVFEKRTAGPLSVKELKEIMLNAQKQAYGDGLDEEVLHPFMWLVKPHYYSPTFHFYNFPYTFGMLFALGVYAKRDEPGFFGTYKKLLSSTGKGTAEEVAASVGIDITKKEFWRSSLEVIEKAVEEFLEL; the protein is encoded by the coding sequence ATGAGATGGAACTTAACGAACATCTATCCTTCGTTTGAGTCTGAAGAATTTAAATCCGATTTGGTGAGATTTGAGAAAGAAACTGCAGAATTCCTGAAGTGGATGGATGAAAACCTCAATTCAGCGGAAAATGCCGAGGAAAAGCTGGAGTATATCATCAGCAAACTGAACGAACTTTCTTTGATTGGTGGAAAATTGTACAACTTTGCCAGCCTAACGTTAAGTGCCGATGCAAATAACGAAACTGCTGCAAAGTACCTTGATGTTATCAGGAGTAAGTTCGTTGATCTTTCACTTGCGAGAACGAAATTTAGGAAGTTTTTGAAATCGGTGGAAATTGAAAAGCTTGAGGATACTCCTTCTGAGGTAATTAGATCCCACGTGTTTGTGATTAAAGAACAGAAGATACTTTCTAAATACATGCTTTCGGAGAATGAAGAGAAAATAATCAGTATGATGAGACTAACTGGTGGAAACGCTTGGAATAACTTGTACGAAAAGACCACGTCAAACTTACTGTGCGAAATGGAACTGAACGGTGAAAAGAAGAAATTACCGTTGATGAGAGTGAGAAACTTAGCGTACGATAAATCAGCTGAAGTGAGAAAAAAAGCGTACGAAGCCGAGATACGAGCTTGTGAAAGTGCTGCAGATGTTGTGGCTCAGTGCTTGAACAGCATAAAAGGGGAGTTTTTAACAGAAGTAAAACTGAGGGGATACACTTCTCCGCTTGAGCCTATGCTCTTTGAAAACCGGATAACTGAACAGACGTTCAATGCTATGATGGACGCAGTCAAAGAAAGTATGCCAAAGCTGAGGGAATACCTCAAAAAAAAGGCTAAGATCCTCGGACACGAAAAAGGTTTACCATGGTACGATTTATTTGCACCGCTTGGTGGATACGAACGTAAGTGGACCTACGAAGAAGCAAGAAGGTTCATAGTCGATAACCTGTCAGCATTTTCAAAAGAACTCGGTGATTTTATCGACAGTGCCTTTGAAAAGAGATGGATCGATGCAGAGACAAGGCCGGGAAAACGAGGAGGGGCATTCTGCTCTTCTGTGAAAGCACTAAAAGAGTCAAGAATACTCATGAGTTTTGACGGAACTCTTGACAACGTACTCACACTTGCGCATGAGCTTGGTCATGCATTCCACAACTACTGCTTGAAGGACGAAACACCACTGAACAGTACAACTCCAGCCACACTGGCTGAAACGGCTTCGATTTTTAATGAAACGCTGCTCTTAAACATGATAAAAGCAAGTGCAAAAAGTGAAGAAGAAAAACTCGCATTACTCGATAAAGAACTCTCCGATGCGGTACAGATAATCATAGATATTTACAGCCGGTTCTTGTTCGAAAAAACGGTCTTTGAAAAGCGTACGGCCGGTCCTCTCAGTGTCAAAGAACTCAAAGAAATAATGCTCAACGCACAAAAACAAGCATACGGTGATGGTTTGGACGAAGAGGTTCTCCACCCATTTATGTGGCTTGTAAAACCGCATTACTATTCACCAACGTTCCATTTTTACAACTTCCCATACACATTTGGTATGCTCTTTGCATTAGGCGTGTACGCAAAACGCGACGAACCTGGATTTTTTGGGACATACAAAAAACTGCTCTCTTCAACAGGAAAAGGCACAGCTGAAGAAGTCGCTGCGAGTGTGGGAATAGATATAACCAAAAAGGAATTCTGGCGCTCTTCGTTGGAGGTAATCGAAAAGGCTGTGGAAGAATTCCTCGAGCTCTAA
- a CDS encoding aldose epimerase family protein, translating to MNALSGYGSVEQRLFGYTQDGTQVHEYTLINKNGLMMKVLSLGGIVRELWVPDKDGRFVDIVLGYNSVEEYEQNTGYLGAVIGRFANRIAYGRFQIDGVTYQLALNDGGGKRPNALHGGFKGFDKKVWKAFDEVTPEGPKLQLRLRSHDGEEGYPGNLDVTVIYTLTNENEWKIEYTAKTDKPTIVNLTQHTYFNLNGRGKIYDHKVFINAEKYTPVNENLIPTGEISTVEGTPYDLRKQTTIGEAIERLKSVYPNLKGFDINYVLSESDDRCEKFVGKVLSEKSGISIEVYTTQPGVQFYTGNYLQGFQGKYGQYYDEHTGFCLETQHFPDSPNHKNFPTTILRSGVLYHHITHFKFSVA from the coding sequence TTGAACGCTCTGTCTGGTTATGGTTCGGTTGAGCAAAGGCTTTTTGGATATACTCAGGATGGCACACAGGTACACGAATACACACTCATCAACAAAAACGGGTTGATGATGAAAGTCCTCTCGCTCGGTGGCATTGTTCGGGAGTTATGGGTGCCCGATAAAGACGGAAGGTTCGTTGATATTGTTCTTGGATACAACAGTGTGGAAGAGTACGAACAAAACACGGGCTATCTGGGAGCTGTTATTGGTAGGTTTGCCAACCGGATAGCTTACGGAAGATTCCAAATCGATGGTGTTACTTATCAATTAGCGCTGAACGACGGTGGCGGGAAAAGGCCGAATGCACTACACGGTGGTTTTAAGGGATTTGACAAAAAAGTTTGGAAAGCCTTTGATGAAGTGACCCCTGAAGGTCCCAAACTTCAACTAAGACTAAGAAGTCACGATGGAGAAGAAGGTTACCCTGGAAATTTGGATGTTACGGTTATTTACACGCTAACAAACGAAAATGAATGGAAAATAGAATACACAGCGAAAACTGACAAGCCGACAATCGTCAATTTGACACAGCATACGTATTTCAACTTAAACGGCAGAGGCAAAATCTACGATCATAAAGTGTTTATTAACGCAGAGAAGTACACACCGGTCAATGAAAACCTGATACCTACTGGTGAAATTTCCACTGTCGAAGGTACTCCTTACGATTTGAGAAAGCAAACAACCATAGGAGAAGCAATAGAACGTTTGAAAAGCGTGTATCCGAACTTGAAAGGTTTTGACATCAACTACGTTCTTAGTGAAAGTGATGACAGATGTGAGAAATTTGTAGGAAAGGTATTAAGTGAAAAGAGTGGAATTTCAATTGAGGTTTACACAACGCAACCTGGAGTTCAGTTTTACACAGGGAACTACTTACAGGGGTTCCAAGGAAAGTACGGTCAGTATTACGACGAGCATACAGGCTTTTGCCTTGAGACACAGCACTTTCCAGACTCACCTAACCATAAAAACTTTCCAACAACGATCTTAAGATCAGGTGTGCTCTACCACCATATCACACACTTCAAATTTTCTGTAGCTTAA
- the mutL gene encoding DNA mismatch repair endonuclease MutL: MSEKTKIIKLPEEVVSKIAAGEVVANPASVVKELVENSIDAGASNIEVQIKDGGKSYIKVVDNGSGMSKEDLLLAVQRYTTSKISSLEDIYNITSYGFRGEALASIGEVSRLVITTSDGIESHKLEMVGGKLVKVAETFREKGTTVEVHDLFFNIPARRKFLSSEKIERRMVTEVIERFLLTKPEIRFLFKVDEEIVYNAPASSLPDRFKLIFPEVKSFEVIDNYVNSSVSISGIISSPQFFRKNRSGQLFFVNGRFVLDNLLHLSLERGYGESLVESTHPYAVIFINIPPNEVDVNIHPQKLQVKFSEPRVVYDAIARCVRDTLRKFEGFQLFVEKIDKGALDQFVSTYVEQSESKNILTESGKDSTGKFNQTDEFQKFQTKEKSLSFPQHMIQTGEKYQKSVDFKTANSHPALFPNFASPTSLDKAGAFTIIKNRYILFEDNDGIVIIDFHAAHERVIYEQLKEHEFQPVDLLIPVEFSIGKSLANVLEGLEAELKELGFSIEMEKSENSAKVVLKSIPSLIKITRAQETLLEVLEEYRLPFNKPQSILHVLATKACKTAVKTGDKLSEEEVRMLIEEIKGKNLLTCPHGRPIMMKITFDQLDSYFERR; this comes from the coding sequence ATGAGTGAGAAGACAAAGATAATCAAACTGCCTGAAGAAGTTGTATCGAAAATAGCCGCCGGTGAGGTTGTGGCTAACCCTGCGTCCGTTGTTAAGGAACTGGTGGAAAACTCCATTGACGCCGGTGCTTCTAATATAGAAGTTCAGATAAAAGACGGAGGCAAAAGCTATATCAAAGTTGTCGATAACGGTTCTGGTATGTCAAAGGAAGACCTTCTACTTGCAGTTCAAAGGTATACAACAAGCAAGATTTCTTCGCTCGAAGACATCTACAACATCACGAGCTACGGTTTTAGGGGCGAAGCGCTCGCTTCAATTGGTGAAGTATCAAGACTGGTGATAACAACTTCTGACGGCATTGAGTCGCACAAACTCGAAATGGTTGGTGGAAAACTTGTCAAAGTAGCAGAAACTTTCAGGGAGAAGGGAACGACCGTTGAAGTGCACGACTTATTCTTCAACATCCCCGCAAGAAGAAAGTTTCTTTCCTCAGAAAAGATCGAAAGGCGCATGGTAACTGAGGTAATCGAGAGGTTTTTACTTACAAAGCCAGAAATTCGGTTCCTTTTCAAAGTAGATGAAGAAATTGTTTACAATGCACCTGCATCAAGCTTGCCCGATAGGTTCAAGTTGATTTTCCCAGAGGTGAAGTCGTTTGAAGTTATTGATAATTATGTTAATAGTTCAGTTTCGATTTCTGGGATAATTTCATCACCTCAGTTTTTCAGAAAGAACCGTTCTGGCCAGCTGTTTTTTGTCAACGGCCGGTTTGTGTTGGATAATTTGCTTCATCTTTCTTTAGAGCGCGGATACGGTGAGTCACTTGTTGAAAGCACGCACCCATACGCTGTGATTTTCATAAATATTCCGCCAAACGAAGTCGATGTGAACATTCATCCGCAAAAGCTGCAGGTGAAATTTTCTGAACCACGTGTTGTCTACGACGCGATAGCAAGGTGCGTGAGGGATACATTAAGAAAGTTCGAAGGATTCCAGTTGTTTGTTGAAAAAATTGACAAAGGTGCTCTTGATCAATTCGTTTCAACGTACGTTGAACAGAGCGAGTCAAAAAACATTTTGACCGAGTCAGGCAAAGATTCAACAGGAAAGTTCAACCAGACGGATGAATTTCAAAAATTCCAAACGAAGGAAAAAAGCCTTTCGTTTCCTCAGCACATGATTCAAACAGGTGAAAAATATCAGAAAAGTGTCGATTTCAAAACCGCCAACTCACATCCTGCGCTCTTTCCAAATTTCGCCAGTCCAACGAGTTTGGATAAAGCAGGAGCGTTCACAATAATAAAGAATAGGTACATCCTTTTTGAAGATAACGATGGGATCGTTATCATAGACTTCCATGCCGCGCATGAAAGGGTTATTTATGAACAACTCAAAGAGCATGAATTCCAGCCTGTAGATCTTTTGATACCTGTGGAATTTAGTATAGGGAAAAGCTTAGCGAATGTTTTGGAAGGTCTGGAAGCTGAATTGAAAGAGCTTGGTTTCAGCATAGAGATGGAAAAATCAGAAAATAGTGCCAAGGTTGTTTTAAAATCCATCCCTTCGTTGATAAAGATAACACGAGCTCAAGAGACGTTACTGGAGGTACTCGAGGAATATAGGCTTCCGTTCAACAAACCACAGAGCATTCTGCACGTTCTTGCAACGAAGGCCTGTAAAACTGCCGTGAAAACAGGTGATAAACTGAGCGAAGAGGAAGTAAGAATGCTTATCGAGGAGATAAAAGGTAAAAACCTCCTCACATGTCCTCATGGAAGACCTATAATGATGAAAATCACGTTTGACCAGCTGGATAGTTATTTCGAAAGAAGATGA
- a CDS encoding TldD/PmbA family protein produces the protein MLDRFDKPFVEEILATVLRYGGDFAEVFVEDRYSTNIELKNGKVELAQTGRMFGVGIRGFLGDKAIYAYTNDLSKENILNVAKRVGEALGEIKLKDFSIDLRKKELENKHFVLWKPEQVKKEAKVGYMKRAYEAAKRYSPTIAQVVVRYWDYDQNVLIANSEGVFVTDNRVRTRLMINAVAVKDGQMESGFYGPGAAMGPEFLEKIDVEQAGVRAARIAVRMVDAQPAPAGKMTVVISNEFGGVIFHEAVGHALEASSVARGMSVFAGKLGQQVAAECVSAVDDATIPNAWGSANVDDEGTPTQRIMLIENGILKGYMIDKLGSRRMGMPSTGSGRRQDYTFAPTSRMSNTFILPGDYHPEEIIASVEYGLYAKTMGGGSVNPATGEFNFAVNEGYLIENGKITKPVKGATLIGKGYEIIQKIEMVGNDVARGQGMCGSYSGSIPADVGQPTIKVREIIVGGRNA, from the coding sequence GTGTTGGACAGATTTGACAAGCCTTTTGTTGAAGAGATTTTGGCAACGGTTCTGAGATACGGTGGAGATTTCGCGGAAGTTTTTGTCGAAGATAGATATTCTACAAACATTGAGCTGAAGAACGGGAAAGTAGAACTTGCACAAACTGGCAGGATGTTCGGTGTAGGTATAAGGGGATTTCTCGGAGATAAGGCAATATATGCGTACACAAACGATCTGTCTAAAGAAAATATTCTTAATGTTGCCAAGCGCGTTGGCGAAGCTCTTGGAGAAATCAAGCTCAAAGATTTCTCGATCGATTTGAGAAAGAAAGAACTTGAGAACAAGCATTTTGTTTTGTGGAAGCCAGAACAAGTCAAAAAAGAGGCAAAAGTTGGTTATATGAAAAGGGCATACGAGGCAGCTAAGAGATACTCACCAACGATAGCGCAAGTTGTCGTAAGGTACTGGGACTACGACCAGAATGTGCTGATAGCAAACAGCGAAGGCGTATTCGTAACAGACAACAGGGTGCGCACCAGGTTGATGATAAATGCCGTAGCTGTCAAGGATGGACAGATGGAGTCAGGCTTTTACGGTCCGGGTGCAGCTATGGGACCTGAGTTTTTGGAAAAAATCGATGTTGAACAAGCAGGTGTTAGGGCGGCAAGGATTGCTGTGAGGATGGTGGATGCACAACCAGCTCCGGCAGGTAAGATGACCGTGGTAATTTCCAATGAATTCGGTGGAGTTATCTTCCATGAAGCTGTCGGACACGCACTGGAAGCCTCCTCTGTGGCACGCGGAATGTCCGTTTTTGCCGGCAAACTTGGACAACAAGTAGCAGCTGAATGTGTCAGCGCAGTTGACGATGCAACGATTCCAAATGCATGGGGTAGTGCAAATGTTGATGATGAAGGAACACCAACGCAAAGAATTATGCTTATTGAAAACGGTATTCTGAAAGGTTACATGATCGATAAGCTCGGCTCAAGAAGGATGGGAATGCCATCAACAGGCAGTGGTAGAAGGCAAGATTACACGTTCGCACCGACATCGAGAATGAGTAACACGTTCATCCTCCCAGGTGATTACCACCCTGAAGAAATAATCGCTTCTGTTGAATATGGTTTGTATGCAAAGACGATGGGTGGAGGTTCTGTGAACCCCGCAACCGGAGAGTTCAATTTCGCTGTAAACGAAGGCTATCTGATAGAAAATGGAAAGATAACAAAACCAGTTAAAGGTGCTACGTTGATAGGGAAGGGCTATGAAATCATCCAGAAGATCGAGATGGTTGGAAACGATGTGGCAAGAGGACAAGGTATGTGTGGTTCTTACAGTGGTTCCATACCAGCTGACGTTGGGCAACCAACGATTAAGGTCAGAGAAATCATCGTTGGGGGGCGAAACGCATGA
- a CDS encoding TldD/PmbA family protein: MTFEQFKEKIFKLAKANGVEAQISYSQNKNFQVRYQNGQMDQYTDAGKFKITLQILKDGKLGMSYTETLDDPEKVFEDALSNISIIDTEDVEYFYDGKGEYPQIEPYDGSFEKLSVKERLSYVEKAHEEIRKSAEIMNDMAVYGQQMNEMRLANTLGLDVSYVNGGGFMYAMAVAKDVSPRSAVEFALGRKPEALDPIQVGSKARDEALALVGSKSVKSGKYRVILRNDVFSDILGMLISMISAENAQKNLSPLKGKLGEKIGSEVLTVKDLPYHPLSISCAPFDTQGVPTKEKTIIENGVFKTFLHNLKTAKKDGVEPTGNAMGTGIQPINLYIEPGKKSFEELLMTLDDGLVIIEVEGMHSGANPISGNFSLGAKAFKVEGGKITHGVEQITISGNFLEMIKNIEEVGSDIRAFMGIITPSVLISTLDIAGNA, translated from the coding sequence ATGACGTTCGAACAATTCAAAGAAAAGATATTCAAGCTTGCAAAAGCAAATGGCGTAGAGGCGCAGATAAGCTACTCTCAAAATAAGAACTTCCAAGTAAGATACCAAAATGGTCAGATGGATCAGTACACAGATGCAGGCAAATTCAAAATCACACTCCAAATTTTGAAAGATGGTAAACTTGGGATGTCTTACACGGAAACTTTGGACGATCCAGAGAAAGTATTCGAAGACGCGTTGAGTAATATATCGATAATTGATACAGAAGATGTTGAATATTTCTACGATGGAAAAGGTGAATATCCACAGATAGAACCATACGATGGTAGTTTTGAGAAATTGTCTGTGAAAGAAAGACTGTCGTACGTTGAGAAGGCGCATGAAGAGATTCGTAAAAGCGCGGAAATAATGAACGATATGGCTGTCTACGGGCAACAGATGAACGAAATGCGACTTGCTAACACCCTTGGACTTGACGTGTCTTACGTCAACGGTGGAGGATTCATGTACGCGATGGCCGTTGCAAAAGATGTCTCTCCCAGGTCAGCAGTCGAATTCGCACTTGGAAGGAAACCAGAAGCTCTTGATCCAATTCAGGTGGGTTCAAAAGCACGCGATGAGGCACTTGCACTTGTAGGCTCAAAATCAGTCAAAAGTGGGAAATACAGAGTGATTCTTAGAAACGACGTTTTTTCAGACATACTTGGCATGCTTATTTCGATGATCAGCGCAGAAAATGCGCAGAAAAATTTGTCACCTCTTAAAGGAAAACTTGGTGAAAAGATTGGAAGTGAGGTACTCACGGTTAAAGACTTGCCGTATCATCCACTAAGTATAAGCTGTGCACCGTTTGATACACAAGGAGTCCCTACAAAAGAGAAGACAATTATCGAAAACGGTGTTTTCAAAACATTCCTGCACAATTTAAAAACAGCAAAAAAAGATGGCGTTGAGCCAACAGGTAACGCAATGGGAACCGGTATACAGCCGATAAACCTTTACATTGAACCGGGCAAGAAATCCTTTGAAGAATTGCTGATGACTTTGGATGATGGGCTTGTGATAATCGAAGTGGAAGGTATGCATTCGGGAGCCAATCCAATATCAGGTAACTTCTCGCTTGGTGCTAAAGCTTTCAAAGTTGAAGGCGGGAAAATCACGCACGGAGTTGAACAGATAACGATATCCGGGAACTTCCTTGAGATGATAAAGAACATCGAGGAAGTAGGAAGTGATATACGCGCATTTATGGGAATAATAACACCTTCTGTGCTGATAAGTACACTCGATATAGCCGGTAACGCGTGA